The following DNA comes from Camelina sativa cultivar DH55 chromosome 14, Cs, whole genome shotgun sequence.
CCGCACTTTGAGCTGTCGCCACAGAGGGATAATTTATATCGTCAAAGTCCGCTGGATGGTTTTCCACACTTTCCATAGAATCATCATTGGCACTGTGGCAAATTGTATCCATTGCAATGACAGAGGAAGCCCGCGTGGAGTCTCTAGTACCTGGGAAAGCCATAGCTTGTTCATTTCCTTCACTAAATGGGTCACTTCTATTTACTTCCCTCTCGTTTTCAGTATCCAGTGAGTGACTTGGCCCCCCTACTGATAAGTCTCGCCCATACAAGGGAGGATAAGCTTCATGCACATAAGAGCCTCGGGTACGCTTTGAAGGCCCTGCTGAATCATCATTAACCTCATCACCGTCACGGTCAACAACAGTCCCTTCAACACTGTCTGCATGTTGTATCCGTAGATAAGGCCTATCAACCGTGCTTCCACCATCATCCAGACTCCGTTTACGAGTACTAGGCCCTCGTGATTCATATGAAGCAGCACGATCACCAACCTCACTTCCTGAAGGCTGCCTCCACAACACTTCCTTTCCTCTATCACTAAATTGGTAATTATCGCGCGTCACGGACATGTTCAGTTGTGCAGAGGATGATGCACCAGCTGCAGTTTGATATAAGTTCAGACCTACATTTGATACTAATCTTCTCTTAACTGAAGTTTCAGCCTCGTCAACATCTTCATTTTGCTGCTGTTCCATGCCCTCATAAGCAAACCATCCATTTATCCCACTTGTTGCACTAATGCCACGTGTCACTCCCATTTTCTTGCTCGTTTCAGGAAGATTGGCATTAATAGCGGCAAACGGAACCGGGCGAGAAGTGGTCATGAAATCCCAAATCCTGATGGTTACACCACATAAACTACAATCCAGTAAGGGTAATCTGGATTCCGATTTATATTCTGGACCCAAAACTTCATAATTTCCAGAGGCTTTTCGGGATGAAGCCGAAAACTGTTTCCTGCTTGGACCAGGATCTTGTAGACGACTTTGATTTCTAGCTGCGCCAGAAGGGCACCCATTTCTAGCTGACTGGGCCGAATGTTCTTCACAATCTTGGATATTTGGAAGCCATCTAGGCTCCCATCCACATAGGCTTATCAGCTTTTGAGCCTgtaagataaaaattaaaataagaaacaatGGTAGTTTATTGCTAGTAAGCTTAAGAGCACATTTTACTGAGTTCTTACGCGATAGTAATTACTGAGAGCCACTTCTTTGGACGTTTCTGCAGCTGAGATATTATCCATTCTGAAACTGAGATCATCATTGGCATAGACTTGAGGATGTGCCAAAAGGCGGTCAATTTGTGGTCGTCTTGAAGCACGCATCTGGTCAATCGCAGATGGCGAGACAATTGGTAGAGAATAGAACTGTAGGAGCCCATCACAACGATCCTTGTAACCTCCAATCAAGGCTGATGGAGGAGTTGGAGGAAACTGAACTAAGCTTTCTGCACAACTTTGTCCTACCCATGGACAAGAGCTCTCATGTGCAGCAGCAAGCTGGTTGGAGAATTCTTCTCCGATGTTATCAGCTGTTATCAAATATGAATAAGGAATATCAAATGTGAGGACCATATAAAAAAGCTGATTCATGCCTACTGATTTTTCTTGCTTAAGAGCAAACACAAAATTCTTTTCATTGGTATATGTTGGTTATTGATCAAAACTCTTGGCTCTGAAGATGCCCAGAAAGGGTTTGAgagattttctcttttttgataCAGTACAAGTGAAAGACGAAGACTTAAATTATCCCCACAACACCTCGGGGCCGAGAGTTAGATAGAAAAAGACGATCAGTTTAGTTACAGGAACAAGAATTGACCTTCAGGATGATTCAACGAATCTTGTGGAGGAGAGTAATGTAGAGTAGACCCACAGTATTCACATTGAATTTTGTCCAGATCAACACTAACCCAACCTTTCTGAGCACAAGCCAAAGAACTAGCTGTCTGCAAACAAAGGAATAACATGGCAGGACACAGCATTAATCAAACAACATTTCTTTCCACCAGCTGAAACTTGCAACAGATACCAAAGGAGATAGAAAGAACCAatccaaaacagagaaagacgATTAAGTATAAAACCAGACAAATGAAGCAACCTAAGTTACTAGGATTAACTTCTCAACATAAAGCCCCATTAGATATACTGTCGGATCAACTATACCAAATCTGTTTGAGCCAAAACCAACTACAGGAGGCTATATGCCAGGTTTATTTGCATTCATTCCAAAGAAAAATTCCCATCACTATATCAACTAGATAAGGAGAATTGAACTTAAGAATTAGGTGGGATATGCACTACCGCTTTGCCAAAGAAAATCTAGTTTATCTGAGTGTGGAGAAATGAATTAGCAACTGAAAGTGAATataaggagaaaaagaaaagagtcatACTTTGGGCTTCCCAAGCCAATTTGANNNNNNNNNNNNNNNNNNNNNNNNNNNNNNNNNNNNNNNNNNNNNNNNNNNNNNNNNNNNNNNNNNNNNNNNNNNNNNNNNNNNNNNNNNNNNNNNNNNNNNNNNNNNNNNNNNNNNNNNNNNNNNNNNNNNNNNNNNNNNNNNNNNNNNNNNNNNNNNNNNNNNNNNNNNNNNNNNNNNNNNNNNNNNNNNNNNNNNNNNNNNNNNNNNNNNNNNNNNNNNNNNNNNNNNNNNNNNNNNNNNNNNNNNNNNNNNNNNNNNNNNNNNNNNNNNNNNNNNNNNNNNNNNNNNNNNNNNNNNNNNNNNNNNNNNNNNNNNNNNNNNNNNNNNNNNNNNNNNNNNNNNNNNNNNNNNNNNNNNNNNNNNNNNNNNNNNNNNNNNNNNNNNNNNNNNNNNNNNNNNNNNNNNNNNNNNNNNNNNNNNNNNNNNNNNNNNNNNNNNNNNNNNNNNNNNNNNNNNNNNNNNNNNNNNNNNNNNNNNNNNNNNNNNNNNNNNNNNNNNNNNNNNNNNNNNNNNNNNNNNNNNNNNNNNNNNNNNNNNNNNNNNNNNNNNNNNNNNNNNNNNNNNNNNNNNNNNNNNNNNNNNNNNNNNNNNNNNNNNNNNNNNNNNNNNNNNNNNNNNNNNNNNNNNNNNNNNNNNNNNNNNNNNNNNNNNNNNNNNNNNNNNNNNNNNNNNNNNNNNNNNNNNNNNNNNNNNNNNNNNNNNNNNN
Coding sequences within:
- the LOC104743352 gene encoding uncharacterized protein LOC104743352, encoding MKEEDVSSQNVNPRSNRNNWLGKPKTASSLACAQKGWVSVDLDKIQCEYCGSTLHYSPPQDSLNHPEADNIGEEFSNQLAAAHESSCPWVGQSCAESLVQFPPTPPSALIGGYKDRCDGLLQFYSLPIVSPSAIDQMRASRRPQIDRLLAHPQVYANDDLSFRMDNISAAETSKEVALSNYYRAQKLISLCGWEPRWLPNIQDCEEHSAQSARNGCPSGAARNQSRLQDPGPSRKQFSASSRKASGNYEVLGPEYKSESRLPLLDCSLCGVTIRIWDFMTTSRPVPFAAINANLPETSKKMGVTRGISATSGINGWFAYEGMEQQQNEDVDEAETSVKRRLVSNVGLNLYQTAAGASSSAQLNMSVTRDNYQFSDRGKEVLWRQPSGSEVGDRAASYESRGPSTRKRSLDDGGSTVDRPYLRIQHADSVEGTVVDRDGDEVNDDSAGPSKRTRGSYVHEAYPPLYGRDLSVGGPSHSLDTENEREVNRSDPFSEGNEQAMAFPGTRDSTRASSVIAMDTICHSANDDSMESVENHPADFDDINYPSVATAQSADFNDPSELNFSNQAQQSACFQPAPARFNAEPGISSINDGEEVLNTETVTAQGRDGPSLGVSGGSVGMGASHEAEIHGADVSVHRGDSVVGDMEPVAEVIENLGQSGEFAPEQGLTDDFVPEEMDREGRLGDSQDRVSQSIVRADSGSKIVDSLKAESVESGEKMSNINVLITDDSVHPSLSCNAIMCSGYEASKEEVTQTWESPLNAGFALPGSSYTANDQGPPNGDSNDEIVEFDPIKYHNCYCPWVNENVAAAGCSSNSSGSSGFAEAVCGWQLTLDALDSFQSLENPQNQTMESESAASLCKDDHRTPSQKLLKRQSFISSHGKK